A window of Hevea brasiliensis isolate MT/VB/25A 57/8 chromosome 14, ASM3005281v1, whole genome shotgun sequence contains these coding sequences:
- the LOC110650182 gene encoding F-box/kelch-repeat protein At3g06240-like: MKFHYDLFIEILCRLPIQTLLRFRCLSKTCCSSIDSPDFINLHLNRSIKTSTNRSLIVDELKTEGSIFVVDLDLSDRCPVELHRPHKSFTDSVEVVYNNYTGVRIVKPSKFSTYVFGSCNGLLAMYNRRGMCLWNPSTKKHQNLPQFWSHDEYNRNDKILVGFGYDSINNDYKVIKMIQYNSMYLSSNKNDKIRVTVYSLKGNSSTRIDDLNDYYIRYLRGDSGVAVSGSLHWVVWSQEKRPDDLILAFDLGNEKFRELPKPQIMKGYFLRVAELGGSLAISCLHLGTFVEIWVMKEHGITESWTKLFRINYDKQHGISDLYRCDMKPLCFSETGDEVLLDDNYGVYSVLYDLEQKSAKRVTIFGSPERESKIPVKISASICVRSLVPVNFNSEIAGSASELQGKKRKGT; the protein is encoded by the coding sequence ATGAAATTCCATTACGATCTTTTCATCGAAATTCTATGCCGTCTGCCGATTCAGACTCTCCTACGCTTCAGATGCTTGTCAAAAACATGTTGTTCCTCTATTGACAGCCCAGATTTCATCAATCTCCATCTTAATCGATCCATCAAAACAAGCACCAATCGTAGCCTCATTGTTGATGAACTTAAGACAGAGGGTTCGATCTTCGTTGTGGACTTAGACTTATCAGATAGATGCCCTGTGGAGCTCCATCGCCCCCATAAGTCTTTCACGGATAGTGTTGAGGTTGTTTATAATAATTATACTGGCGTGCGGATTGTTAAGCCTTCCAAGTTTTCCACATATGTATTTGGCTCCTGCAATGGTTTGCTTGCTATGTACAATAGGAGAGGCATGTGCTTGTGGAATCCATCAACGAAGAAGCACCAAAATTTACCTCAATTTTGGAGTCATGATGAGTACAATCGTAATGACAAAATCTTGGTTGGATTTGGCTATGATTCGATTAACAATGACTACAAGGTGATAAAGATGATTCAATATAACAGTATGTATCTATCCTCCAACAAAAACGACAAGATCAGAGTTACGGTTTACAGTTTGAAAGGTAATTCCTCAACAAGGATTGATGACCTAAATGATTATTATATTCGTTATCTCAGAGGCGACTCCGGTGTTGCTGTCAGTGGGTCACTGCATTGGGTGGTTTGGAGCCAAGAGAAAAGGCCCGATGACCTGATACTTGCATTTGATCTTGGGAATGAGAAGTTCCGGGAGCTGCCAAAACCTCAAATAATGAAAGGATATTTCTTACGTGTGGCGGAACTTGGAGGAAGCCTCGCTATAAGCTGTTTGCACCTTGGCACGTTTGTTGAGATATGGGTTATGAAAGAACACGGAATAACGGAATCTTGGACTAAATTATTTCGGATCAACTACGATAAGCAGCATGGAATTTCTGATCTTTATAGATGCGATATGAAACCTTTATGTTTTTCGGAAACTGGTGATGAAGTCTTGTTGGATGATAATTATGGTGTATACTCTGTCTTATACGATTTAGAGCAGAAAAGTGCTAAGAGAGTTACAATTTTTGGGTCTCCAGAGCGTGAGAGTAAGATTCCTGTAAAAATCTCAGCAAGTATTTGTGTGAGAAGCCTTGTTCCAGTCAATTTTAATTCTGAGATTGCAGGGTCTGCTTCAGAGCTTCAAGGCAAGAAGCGCAAGGGAAcatga
- the LOC110650179 gene encoding B3 domain-containing transcription factor VRN1 isoform X2, with translation MSCRSKGELEETSTLHPRSVNSQPPPAIASPEGIPRRFVRKYGKDLKSPALLQVPSGRIWKVELTKCDGEVWLHNGWQEFLEYYSLAYGSFLVFEYSKRNCHFNVIIFDKTASEIYYPISFTNGDDEEPNNLQEEIQEPRIIQETENDASVEILDDLPCRKRKEKPPLSFPLPQKMTKVENPTGNRGLHCPERQDEGNRVFGGISAHKQTPGRIIGRKRRLGAKEKTEALRRASTNFKSENPFFLIAMQPSYVHPGEKMTIPASFSVKYFPMKHSGDATLNLDGRTWPVKFYICNKAKNGKTLPKITQGWRAFAIDNHLEVGDVCAFELIMITGSKATFKVTIFRRNKGNKHELKDEERHSPGAIEAAKSFTSVHPFFKSVISPGHMENHNMHVPQKFISNIKQSSEKVKLQVENRCWLVKLNFYPQIGKGNFTSGWSAFVRENSVRVGDVCIFELINRKSLLVKVTIFRNVK, from the exons GGTATTCCAAGGAGGTTTGTAAGAAAGTATGGAAAAGATCTGAAAAGTCCTGCGCTCCTTCAAGTGCCTAGCGGTAGAATATGGAAAGTGGAGCTCACCAAATGTGATGGTGAGGTTTGGTTACATAATGGTTGGCAAGAATTTCTGGAGTATTACTCCCTAGCATATGGATCCTTCTTAGTTTTTGAATATAGTAAGAGAAATTGCCATTTCAATGTAATCATATTTGACAAGACTGCATCCGAGATATATTATCCCATCAGTTTCACTAATGGAGATGATGAGGAGCCTAATAATCTCCAGGAAGAAATCCAAGAGCCAAGGATTATTCAAGAAACTGAAAATGATGCATCTGTTGAAATCTTGGATGACTTGCCATgccgaaaaagaaaagagaaaccaCCATTGTCATTCCCCCTTCCTCAAAAGATGACGAAGGTTGAGAATCCTACAGGAAACAGAGGTTTGCATTGTCCTGAAAGGCAAGATGAAG GAAATAGAGTCTTTGGAGGCATTTCTGCTCATAAACAAACACCAGGTAGGATTATTGGGAGGAAAAGACGATTGGGAGCTAAGGAAAAAACTGAAGCTCTTCGTAGAGCTAGCACTAACTTCAAATCCGAGAATCCCTTTTTCCTGATTGCAATGCAGCCATCATATGTTCATCCAGGGGAAAAAATG ACTATACCAGCAAGCTTTTCCGTGAAGTATTTCCCCATGAAGCATAGTGGTGATGCCACGCTGAATTTGGATGGGAGAACTTGGCCTGTTAAATTTTATATATGTAATAAAGCAAAAAATGGAAAAACATTGCCAAAAATTACTCAGGGTTGGAGGGCCTTTGCAATAGACAATCACTTGGAAGTTGGTGATGTTTGTGCCTTTGAACTGATTATGATTACGGGATCCAAAGCTACATTTAAAGTTACCATTTTTCGACGCAACAAAG GTAACAAGCATGAACTCAAAGATGAAGAAAGGCATTCTCCTGGAGCTATTGAAGCTGCCAAAAGTTTCACCTCAGTGCATCCATTTTTCAAATCGGTTATTTCACCTGGCCATATGGAGAATCACAACATG CATGTACCACAGAAGTTTATCAGCAACATCAAGCAAAGCTCAGAGAAAGTAAAGTTGCAGGTTGAAAATAGATGTTGGCTTGTGAAGCTGAATTTTTATCCACAAATTGGCAAAGGTAATTTTACTTCTGGATGGAGTGCTTTTGTAAGGGAAAATTCAGTGAGAGTGGGAGATGTTTGCATCTTTGAGCTGATTAACAGAAAGTCTTTGCTGGTAAAAGTCACCATTTTCAGAAATGTCAAGTAA
- the LOC110650179 gene encoding B3 domain-containing transcription factor VRN1 isoform X1, whose product MASSSSKRDMFEADRPHFFKIILKETIHDKKLGIPRRFVRKYGKDLKSPALLQVPSGRIWKVELTKCDGEVWLHNGWQEFLEYYSLAYGSFLVFEYSKRNCHFNVIIFDKTASEIYYPISFTNGDDEEPNNLQEEIQEPRIIQETENDASVEILDDLPCRKRKEKPPLSFPLPQKMTKVENPTGNRGLHCPERQDEGNRVFGGISAHKQTPGRIIGRKRRLGAKEKTEALRRASTNFKSENPFFLIAMQPSYVHPGEKMTIPASFSVKYFPMKHSGDATLNLDGRTWPVKFYICNKAKNGKTLPKITQGWRAFAIDNHLEVGDVCAFELIMITGSKATFKVTIFRRNKGNKHELKDEERHSPGAIEAAKSFTSVHPFFKSVISPGHMENHNMHVPQKFISNIKQSSEKVKLQVENRCWLVKLNFYPQIGKGNFTSGWSAFVRENSVRVGDVCIFELINRKSLLVKVTIFRNVK is encoded by the exons AtggcttcttcttcttccaagAGAGACATGTTTGAGGCAGACAGGCCAcattttttcaaaataattcttAAAGAAACCATTCATGATAAGAAGCTT GGTATTCCAAGGAGGTTTGTAAGAAAGTATGGAAAAGATCTGAAAAGTCCTGCGCTCCTTCAAGTGCCTAGCGGTAGAATATGGAAAGTGGAGCTCACCAAATGTGATGGTGAGGTTTGGTTACATAATGGTTGGCAAGAATTTCTGGAGTATTACTCCCTAGCATATGGATCCTTCTTAGTTTTTGAATATAGTAAGAGAAATTGCCATTTCAATGTAATCATATTTGACAAGACTGCATCCGAGATATATTATCCCATCAGTTTCACTAATGGAGATGATGAGGAGCCTAATAATCTCCAGGAAGAAATCCAAGAGCCAAGGATTATTCAAGAAACTGAAAATGATGCATCTGTTGAAATCTTGGATGACTTGCCATgccgaaaaagaaaagagaaaccaCCATTGTCATTCCCCCTTCCTCAAAAGATGACGAAGGTTGAGAATCCTACAGGAAACAGAGGTTTGCATTGTCCTGAAAGGCAAGATGAAG GAAATAGAGTCTTTGGAGGCATTTCTGCTCATAAACAAACACCAGGTAGGATTATTGGGAGGAAAAGACGATTGGGAGCTAAGGAAAAAACTGAAGCTCTTCGTAGAGCTAGCACTAACTTCAAATCCGAGAATCCCTTTTTCCTGATTGCAATGCAGCCATCATATGTTCATCCAGGGGAAAAAATG ACTATACCAGCAAGCTTTTCCGTGAAGTATTTCCCCATGAAGCATAGTGGTGATGCCACGCTGAATTTGGATGGGAGAACTTGGCCTGTTAAATTTTATATATGTAATAAAGCAAAAAATGGAAAAACATTGCCAAAAATTACTCAGGGTTGGAGGGCCTTTGCAATAGACAATCACTTGGAAGTTGGTGATGTTTGTGCCTTTGAACTGATTATGATTACGGGATCCAAAGCTACATTTAAAGTTACCATTTTTCGACGCAACAAAG GTAACAAGCATGAACTCAAAGATGAAGAAAGGCATTCTCCTGGAGCTATTGAAGCTGCCAAAAGTTTCACCTCAGTGCATCCATTTTTCAAATCGGTTATTTCACCTGGCCATATGGAGAATCACAACATG CATGTACCACAGAAGTTTATCAGCAACATCAAGCAAAGCTCAGAGAAAGTAAAGTTGCAGGTTGAAAATAGATGTTGGCTTGTGAAGCTGAATTTTTATCCACAAATTGGCAAAGGTAATTTTACTTCTGGATGGAGTGCTTTTGTAAGGGAAAATTCAGTGAGAGTGGGAGATGTTTGCATCTTTGAGCTGATTAACAGAAAGTCTTTGCTGGTAAAAGTCACCATTTTCAGAAATGTCAAGTAA